The genomic DNA TTTTTTTCATGAGCTGAGAGGCATTAAGTTCATTACTGTTTTTTCCATGAGCTGCATGTTTACTATGTTTCAAATGTGTAATTTTGTCAAATTATATATGGCTTGTTAAGGCCTGGTGTGGATTGAATTGAGTGGAACATGCCAGGCAGCAAGCACCAAGGAGCCACCATGGTCCCACCAGAAAGGGGCATTACTGTTTTTTTCATGAGCTGAGAGGCATTAAGTTCATTACTGGTTTTTCTATGAGCTGCATGTTTACTATGTTTCAAATGTGTAATTTTGTCAAATTTCTGGTCAAATTAATGCACCTTGAGGTTAATTGGACTAGGTTAGAAAGAAGTACCTTTCTGTTAAGGTTCCAAGCTAATTACTCCATATGTTCAGGGTGAAAAAAATTTTTATGTTAAATTTTACAACTTTAACTATGTGTATATGCAGATACTGTaatttatattcatattgttTTTCCAGGTGCATTTTGAGTTGGGCATCATCCTCAGAAACTTTGAAAAGTATGGCGTAATTTGTTAATAAAATAATGAGTGAAAGTGTTTGATACTGTACAGAAAACTTTCagtacacactgtatatataattCTTGTCAAGTTTAATAGCAAATATGTTATCCAGATGCCTATATTTGGGATTGATATTCAGTGTCTTATATATTAAACCCTTTCATGGTGAGAATGACAATCTTAATGTAGAAAATACTGATAGAGACAAAGAAGATATTACAGAAATTCATAATCCATCCAATGAAAGCTTACCTTCCCAAAATGATAAAGAATTATTTTTACCTGAAAATGCTGTTCAAGTTGATATCACTAATCCAATCAAGGAAGATCAATTTAACACAGGAATTAATGTGACTCTGATAACACCTAGTAATATTACACTAAATGAAAGTGATATTGATTATGAATTCAATGATAATAACACATTAGCTGAGATGCCAAATGAGACTACTGCTTGGTCTACAAATGAGGTTCCAACCACTCCAAGTCCACTGTATGAAAGTGATCTTGTCATTAATGATTTTTGCCTGTGTGACCTTAAGGTAAGTTATTACAAATATAAAATAGTGTGTCCTCTATAATATTTATGTACAATCTTGATTGAAGACAATTGTATTTTAATAATCTGTTAGTTCTAATGTTGCGATACAGAATACTCTTCATGCACCTACAGTTTTTAAGGAAGTAATTTCAAATTTTCTTAAGGTTCATTTCTGTGATATCAACTGTTGTTGTGATGAAGATTGCAATGCTGATGACCGAAAAGTATTCTCCCACTGCCACGTGCGACCTCAGAATGTTTTGGGTGAGTAGGATTTTAGAACAAATATCTATTATACTTGTGTGACAGCCTTATACATTTTTAATGTAGAGTTAATGCCCTTTCCTCCTTTTAGGCTGTATAAAACACTCGAGGATATAAAAGATGCAGTCTGTGTAATGAAATGCACCTCCGTGTAGGCACCTCGGTAGCTCCCCTTTGCTTACCTGCAAGAATCAGAATCTGGCTCTCAATGAAGCAAGAGAAGCTTGGTGATCAGTGGTCTACCTGGTACTCAAAACTaagcaaatttaaaaaaaaaaatcttgttaaatgtaatgaaatgccagatTTTGGTATTGCCTCAGTGACTCACCTAGATAGCTCCACATCATGAGGAAGTTCAAACAGGGAATGAAGGTGTTCATTCCGAGAGCTTGAGAATGCACCGTAGGTCTGCCCGGTCCTGTTTGAGGAACAGGAACAACCGGGACAcccacggtaaaaaaaaaaaagaggatgtGAACTCAACCATGCCCAAGCCCAACAATGTTGCAATGATTGTGCAGAGCTGAGAGGAGGACTCCTAACCCAGCACCGCTGAATCCAAAAGGAGGCGACAGATGGATCAACTCCACTGGAAAACCTGGGAAATAACCCAAAAGCCTACAAACAGTGGGACCAAGAACTGGCAAAACAGGACAGCCCACAATGCCATCAAAGGGTCAAAATGCAAATGGGCCAGTGTAAAAAAAAACCCTGAGCAGAGGCATCCTTTCACAACTTACGAAAACAACAATGGCCAGAAGGAGCCACAATGGGAGGAAGTGAAACAGTACAGGAATTATAACCTTTCTGCAGTAGGACCCAATTGAGGGCCTGGAAGGCAGTAGCAGCAGTTGAAAGGATCAAAGAGAGAAATTCCCTAGAACAAAGGTGTAAAACAGGGAGGCAGATGAGGATTAATCCCTGGGCTGTGCACCTGTTTAATTCTGTAGCTGACACTCCCGAGGTGAGCAAaaagaaaaaaagggggggggggtgattttttttttattttacattgttAATTAGCATACAGGAAGCATGAAAATCCAAGTAAAAAGTCTTTACCTCTTGTGGTTTGGAGAAGTTAGGGCACCAGGGTGCCATAAGCATGTGCTTTTATTGTTTAATAGTTTATTGAGGGCTGATTTAACCTAACATATTTCATGTTGTCTTTACAGATACCCGTTACTGCTTCCAGAGACACACTGTTTTCAGCAATCACACAGAGTACAAAGTAGAGCACTTGCAGAATGGTCTCTTTTGTATTATAACTGACAATCTACCACAACGCACAACTTATGTTACTGTAAAGGTTGGTAGAGAGCAGTTAATACATGTTAAGTTTTTATAATACTGTACACATGATATCACTGACCTGATTCAGAGAAATTGTATTTACCTAGCAAGTTTTACAGAAAGGGATTGAAGTATCTGTTTAAAATTTTACAAGTTCAGTAACTAGAGTACATTATGTAATATAATGAACTATGTGGGGAAGAGTAATGTCTTTCATATTTTTTAGGGGGCAACTTCTGTAGAAGAATATCAGCAGCTGGAAAGGGGTATATGGCATTATTCCTGGGAAAGCTCTTATCAAACTCTGCAGTTTGATGAGGTTTCATACTCTGCTGGTTCAGCTGTGTGGGCAGTAAATAAGGAAGGATTCCTTTTCAACATTGGTAAGAGATTATTCAAgagaaatacaaaaaaaatacaaaacgtatactgtatataaacacaatgcatgtgcacacacacacaaaaccagtCGGTTAAATTAGTAGACGGATAGAGAGAATTTAAATAGTGTAGAATTTGAAAACATGTTCATGAAGGGTGCTGCCATCTGGTGGTTGTAGGAGTCTGTAGTCTGTAATGGGTTGTTAGGAGTGCTAATTAATATTCCTCATTTCTAATTAGCACTCGCAAAGGGATGTTGCTCTCTCAGGTGGGTCATAGCAAGCTGGTCTCTTGGTGGTGAACCGAGTTAAGATGCACCACTGTCCCTTTTACCCTTTCTTTCGGGATTCACTCTTTAGTTTCCCAGAATTTGTGCAATAGTATAACTGAGGACCAAGCTCCATAGTTTCTATGATTTTCAAAGATTGGACTTGGTGTTTTTAGTGCTgcttggaacacacacacactgaagagAACATCAGTGGGTCATAAAGCCCACGCTGAAAACCACCTATTTGGTAGAATCAGTATTaatctgtaacggttctattgttacgtaaagtatggtgacaaataaacacaagacactaagatactatatatatatttggtcgaatatacagaagtacacaggtgatacgttggtgtgagttgagcgcactgagcgttggtacagtatctcgcaagtgtctgctctagaccacacttgaaagtagactctagtgaatgtttgctattctgctgcttatatgctcgggcaactcctcaccgtgttgcccgggcaacgcctcacctcattcatctccaaaggttgacaggaatattaacaatgcatttggagcgagtatattattgggataatctacttgcTACAAATCTCTGGGAGCTATGGTGGGGGGGGTGCTAGAAAAaggcattttattacatttaaTGATTGACTTGTGTTTTTCAGGAATTCCAGATTCCCTGTTTGGAAGCGAATGTGAAACCCTAGAATCTTTAAGCTTCCTTGAAGACAGCCAATCTTCATGTAATCGAGTCTTCCATAATGTTGCTGAAGAATGCGAGAATAAAATTGACATTAATGCTATTAACTTCCTTATTCTCTATGTAGTGGCAGACCCTGGTAGTTTAAATCAGGTAGGTTGTAGCCAAATGAGTTTAAATATTTCTGTTTTAATCTGATAATTTGATATATAATATTCATTGATAAATAAAATACTGTATGAGTATTCTTTTGAGACATAAGCTATTTACCAATCTGCCTATACTGTAtgattcagcccatcctcctgttttgacaGTGCAGTACTTATATTaacaatgaggaccatagtatatatataccaatGTACAGCAAAATTAGAAAGTAAAAATCTGAaccattgagttggacaaactgttATGACccaaataaatttttttttagtcgtgttgctttgacaaactaaactaacctaaccttcctaggcctaatatagtacatatgtgtactatactaggcctaggaatatttaatttagttttttagcttcatttattttaaaagaattccttactagtcagtatactactatctaaatgcTAAGTACATACGAATTTGGGACTATTGACGATCGCAATAGGTACCATCTTGACAGGAGGATAGGTTgtacaattttatattcatacgTATCGGCTATTCACATTTTTTTTTAAGGTGTAGCCTTTTGTAATATGGTCCCCAGATATTTCTGCTTCAAAATATACGAGTATCAAAATCTacacaaaataaatattaaaaattaAACTTTTAAAAGGTACTTGTACATTGGAAATAATTGTCATAGGCTAAAATAAACCGATTTGTCCATGTAATTTCCATATACAGTAGTACATACATGCTAAAAGAATAACAAACAAGAATGTGTTGAATCTTTGAAGGTTCTTGCTGCAAGAACATACAGATAACAGAatgaaagtactgtactgtagaaAAAATAATTTAGACAACAAGTCAAGCCAAGATAAGCTTGACTCCCAACCAAGAGACCTCAGAACATAACCACCAAAAAAGGGTAGATGGAACTGCTGCAATCAGCCCCAACAAGATTGGGGGAAAGGCAATCAGAACATTACATCCTCATGAAACAAAAATCAAGACCCAGTCTAGGGCTAGGTCCACATGAGGAACAATGCATGACAAGGGCAACAAAACTGCAGTGGTTGTAAATGCTGAGGAAAGTCTGTCAAGAAACGAACACGGGCACAAGGAGAGTGCAAGCTGACTAGGCAGAAGCCGAAAGGCATGATGAAAAAGTCACCTCATAGGACAACAACTGAGCAAACAAGAGGTCAGCGAGAGAATCAGATGCTCCCATATAAAAAAGCACAGGAAAAACAGGGCACACCTCCAACCTTTCCAAGCATTGCAGATACCCAAAACAATTGCCCACCTTACCACATATAGGATAAAATTTCCAGTCTCTAGACATCAGCATGGAAAAAAACAGCATTCAACATAATGAAGCACCTCTTTCTGGTGGAGCCTTGGTAGCTTCCTGAAAATATCTTGTTGGGATAGCTTCCTCCTACTGAGTCACATCAGCCATAGAAATCCTGTTTGGTCTACTAGGAACCAGAGCCAGTATTACTTCTGGCAGTGAGTATTATATGCTAAAATCTAATCTAGACAGGTAAAGGCTCAAGATTGGGGTAAGTCGCTAAAGTGAATACCCCTCGAGAGCAGGCCACAAAGTAACATGAAACTACAGGTGAGATTCTAACACCCACTGGATTTTTTAAGTAGCCATAGACAGGATGCCCATTCATTCTACACCAGCACCAGATTCCTGGAAATCTATATTCATCAAGTattgcccccccccacccaacccccccaaaaaaactatCCCATGCCCTAAACAACTTTTGGAGACAGggcctagatactggtgttatcccCGACATACTTAAAACAGCAGTGAGTACACCACTTCACAAAGGCAGTAGTAAAGCAGATGCAAAAAATTACAAACCAATAGCTCTAACATCAcatatcataaaaatctttgagagctaAAAAGCAAGATCACAAAGCACATGGAATCAACACATGGGATCACTATCAACACACAGAATCACACAAACACATGGAGTCTACATAACCCTgggcaacatgggttcagaacagggtgccGTTGCCTCTCACAAATACTAAACCACTATGCCATGAAATTAAAAATTAGaaattagatgccatggaagacaagcaaaatgctgatgtaatatgcacagatttcacaaaagtttcagacaaatgtgaccatagtgtTATTGTACACAAAAATGTGCATAAAAGaaattactggcaaagtagggagatggatctttaATTTCCTAATGAACAGAAcctagagtgtaatagtcaacaaagtaaaatccgTATCAATCACAGTAAAAAGCAAGGTACAGTCAACCCAAGGTAGTGTGTGCTTGCTacggtactttttctcatcctcacgtCAGACATAGACAAAGATGCAAACTATAGTACAGTACTCtaccatcctttgcagatgacactaggatttttatgaaagTTGACAATATAAAGTACAGCAAATCTCCAATCTGACATTAGGTTTTGCAATGTACCACAGAAAATACTCTGATGTTtaatgaggataagttccagctaatGCATTATGGAAAACTAAAATATAAAAAAGGAAACCACGCAAAATGCAGTCATACCACACTATTCAAAGAAATACCAATATAAAATATTTGGGAATAATCATGTCAaaagaccttacatttaaagaacaaagTAACAGTCACAACTAAAAATAAAGCGACAGGTTGAATAACAAGAACCTTCCAAGCAAGAAATGCCATAttaatgatgatacttttaaagACACTTGTATTCTCTAGGGTTGAATATTTGTGCACACTAACAGGCCTATTCAaagttggagaaattgctgacctgaagagCATGCAGAGGTCTTTTAATTCCTGAATCCACTTAACAAAACATTTAAATTTTGTTATGCTTAAAAATGTTGAACCTGTATTTCTAGAGTGCAGGCgatatacataataatttacactgaaaatattagagggattggttccaaatctgcatacAGAAATAACTCTACATgaaaccaggaggcatggcaggatgtgcaaaatagccccattgaaaagcagaggtacaaTAGGAATACCGAGAGATAACTCTATGAACATGAAGGATCCAAGATTTTTCAGCTCTCCCTCTACACATTAGGAGCATAACAGGCAGACCTCTTatggtgttcaagagagaacttgattagCACCCCCAAAGGataccagatcaaccaggctgcgactcACATGTCAGACTGTgatcagctgcgtccaacagcctggctggccagaccaccaaccagaacGCCTGGTCTGAGACCGGGCCGTGAGGATGTAGATCCCCAGAACCAACAAGTAGTAGTCAACAAGTAGGTGTGAGGACCATCACAAAGCACAGTCTGAAGAAGAAACCAATTCACAAGACTCAGTTGCAGTGTTAGAACACTAAAGCATGTGTAAGCTAAGTCTTTGTGTGAAGCAGGAAGGCTAAAATCCCAAGGAAGCAGGATACAAAATTTAGTATACCGTATATGCCACCAAAGTGGGTAATCTCAACACTAGAACTGAACCTAAACAGGTGTAGACCTAATCCTGGGGTGGAGTCATTAAAGCTAACACCCCAAAAGAGCAGGTTTCAAATAACAGGAAATTCTAAGTCACAGGAAACCCTAAGTCCAAGGACTATCTTCTCAGAGCACAGTCTGAAGAGACCTGGTTGCAAGACTGTCTTCAGTTTGGCTTAAACTAACCCTGTCAACCACAGGCAAAAATTGTAGAGGATATGCCTGCAAATGAAACACCACAAAGAAAAAACTATCAAGCAAAATCTTGAAGAGTGCAATACTTACATACACATGCAGTAGTGCCTTTGCAACCTCGTCCAATCAGTACACTAAAATGGTAGTTTGATTACATATAAAGCTTTTAAATCTAATTCCTCTTAGTATAGTAAGGAATACTATACTAAGTATAGTAATACTAATACTATAGTATAGTAAGGAATACTATAGTATAGTATTACATCTGTcctctggacagatgtaataggacccattatcaccacaccagaaataaatatctctttgatatccccagggtcaaacttaatctgtgtaaacactctatgcaaattaagggacctagtctatggaactcactccctagtgaattgaaaaactgtaaaacttttgccttatttaaaagcaaaaccaaaaagtacctaacttcatcatcttagtttcctacactgagctttaaatttgctctgtacctagtgttacccaatctcctaatttttatgtaatatcaaacaaccttatcattgtgttcattgctgtcttcttctatgtgctagccatatgctgtattgtgactaccaatttttgtcaactaccattcaagctgtcattgcaaccaatcttatattgtttctgctgtattgtgcctaccaattttttgtcaactaccattcaagctgtcattgcaatcaatctcagctacctatgtgctttaatatactgtacctacaattttctctcatctttttttcatttcatgtaatctgttatcatttttttgtctataatttttgcaagtatttacctccttaaaattttcttagattaaggacctgcccgaaacgctgcgcgtgctagtggctttacaagactgtaattaccatatttgtatcctcacattccttatgtacattcttgtatatgcataaataaataaatagtgttGCACATTAATATATGACAAATTATTTATAAAATTATTTGCAATATTTACAGAACTCAAGGACTACTACCAATACAGAATCAACAAAGTCTCCATCATTCCTACCCCCAACATCTACAATTACACCAAGTGCCTTCACGACTGATGAAGAGATAGAGCTCACTAACTTGGATGAAAACAAGAACCACACTGCCAAAGCGAAAAGTGcaggaaaattaacaaaaattaatTATCAAAATTGGAAGCAGTTGACAAGTTCAGGACCATCAAGTATTATGACTTTGGAACCCTCACAAGATTCAAATTATTTGTCCGAGGACCAGTTATTGCCAATCAAGGTATTTTTGTGCTTCCTTGATAATAATGAAGAGAATTGTACAGAGACAGATATTAATGATATGCCTCAGCCTGTTTATACTGTTGGTGTATGTGAAAATGTAGCTCTGAGCATTCATTACATATTTTTACATAATGGTACTGAAGGGATTTTTCAAGTGCAAGCCAAAGTCTATCTCACTAATGTTGCCAATACAATGACATACTATAAACAAAGCTTTCATGTTAAATACATTTGGGCATCGGTAAAGGATGAGACAGCATTTAAAAGAAGTGGTCATCCTGGTTATATTATTGGAAAACCTATTCTTCTTGGAAAGCTAGTTGATAATGTCACTGAAGAAGGTAAGTGTCagtttttttgtttaaatctaaAAAAACATTTAGCTCTGAATGAATATGAAAAGCACTTTTCTGATTATACACTTAGTTGATCCTTAACCCTTAGACAGCAGTTATTGTCATATATTTATTAATGGGGTAATGCGGTTATCATCATCATGATTTAAACTATTATTatctgggttttacatgtatgatgcaaattATGTAGACATTTTTTCCAAGCTTGTCTTTGTACAGAATTTCCTATACTTAAATAGGTGAAATGAAAGAAGCCATCTACCTTGACACGAACCCAAGGCAATGGCTGACTGTATTGGCCCCAGGAAAAGAAGGAAAGTGCAATTCACGTTCTCAGGTTACCTTTGGCATAGAAATGAGGACAGGCTGTATTGTTCAAGTGAAACAAGACGACC from Procambarus clarkii isolate CNS0578487 chromosome 32, FALCON_Pclarkii_2.0, whole genome shotgun sequence includes the following:
- the LOC123759393 gene encoding tectonic-1, with amino-acid sequence MLSRCLYLGLIFSVLYIKPFHGENDNLNVENTDRDKEDITEIHNPSNESLPSQNDKELFLPENAVQVDITNPIKEDQFNTGINVTLITPSNITLNESDIDYEFNDNNTLAEMPNETTAWSTNEVPTTPSPLYESDLVINDFCLCDLKVHFCDINCCCDEDCNADDRKVFSHCHVRPQNVLDTRYCFQRHTVFSNHTEYKVEHLQNGLFCIITDNLPQRTTYVTVKGATSVEEYQQLERGIWHYSWESSYQTLQFDEVSYSAGSAVWAVNKEGFLFNIGIPDSLFGSECETLESLSFLEDSQSSCNRVFHNVAEECENKIDINAINFLILYVVADPGSLNQNSRTTTNTESTKSPSFLPPTSTITPSAFTTDEEIELTNLDENKNHTAKAKSAGKLTKINYQNWKQLTSSGPSSIMTLEPSQDSNYLSEDQLLPIKVFLCFLDNNEENCTETDINDMPQPVYTVGVCENVALSIHYIFLHNGTEGIFQVQAKVYLTNVANTMTYYKQSFHVKYIWASVKDETAFKRSGHPGYIIGKPILLGKLVDNVTEEGEMKEAIYLDTNPRQWLTVLAPGKEGKCNSRSQVTFGIEMRTGCIVQVKQDDLKRCKVLQNYFIDLLLGPILRDPSKLRIGTFGDSSINNAADWIPILIPEEPRSGPFSSHVFGKRKCSDIILSLHIEIAYSLQGALANPQAKVVGIVLHYGEPQSIDFSCASLVCQNAQMKNSIQVVELISSVSFVEVTLPPQPAYSKPPALDAKLPYNFFYPFLPSSAPANHVELMLVWTFLQCIVCILY